From the Corythoichthys intestinalis isolate RoL2023-P3 chromosome 15, ASM3026506v1, whole genome shotgun sequence genome, one window contains:
- the LOC130931073 gene encoding NPC intracellular cholesterol transporter 2-like, with translation MNFRAGIVLLCLMGLTCAEPVKYLDCGSSTGKVTIVDITPCPAQPCQLHKGQSYSVNVTFNSAVQSQTSKAVVHGVIAGVPVPFPIPVADGCKCGISCPIQKQQSYHYVNQLPVKTDYPAIKLVVEWELRDDANQDLFCIKFPVAIV, from the exons ATGAATTTTAGAGCTGGCATCGTTTTGCTCTGTTTAATGGGGCTCACCTGTGCCGAGCCAGTCAAGTACCTCGACTGTG GCTCGTCTACAGGCAAGGTGACTATTGTGGACATTACTCCTTGTCCCGCTCAGCCTTGCCAGCTTCACAAAGGACAGTCCTACAGTGTCAACGTGACTTTTAACAGCG CGGTGCAGAGCCAGACGAGCAAAGCCGTGGTCCACGGCGTCATTGCCGGCGTTCCCGTCCCCTTTCCGATTCCCGTCGCGGACGGTTGCAAGTGCGGAATCAGCTGCCCTATCCAGAAGCAGCAGAGCTATCACTACGTCAACCAACTGCCCGTCAAGACGGACTATCCTGCG ATCAAACTGGTGGTGGAATGGGAACTAAGAGATGATGCTAATCAAGATCTGTTCTGCATTAAGTTCCCTGTAGCGATTGTTTGA
- the gskip gene encoding GSK3-beta interaction protein, which produces MEVDCQPEDPMVSAFEDECIALCDVKDMRLEADAIVNDVLFAVAQMHVSKNLNNSSDVAYINVETRESNRYCLELTEAGLRVVGYAFNQVDEDLGTQYHETVYSLLDTLSPGYREAFGNALLRRLESLKQNGQ; this is translated from the exons ATGGAAGTGGACTGCCAGCCTGAAGATCCCATGGTCTCCGCATTCGAAGACGAATGCATAGCGCTTTGTGACGTGAAGGACATGAGACTGGAGGCGGACGCCATTGTCAACGATGTCCTTTTCGCCGTGGCCCAAATGCACGTGTCCAAAAACCTCAACAATTCATCAGATGTGGCTTATATCAACGTGGAGACGAGAGAGAGCAACCGCTATTGTCTGGAGCTCACAGAAGCGGGATTGAGG GTGGTGGGCTACGCTTTCAACCAAGTAGACGAAGACCTGGGCACTCAGTACCACGAGACAGTTTACTCGCTTCTGGACACGCTGAGTCCTGGCTACAGGGAAGCCTTCGGGAACGCTTTGCTCCGGCGGCTCGAAAGTCTCAAGCAAAATGGACAGTGA